The following DNA comes from Nitrospira sp..
ATGACGCATCGGGGATCCGACTCCAGCAGCGCCCGCAGCCCTTGCCTCACGACAACATGGTCATCCGCCAACACAATAGTCGTCATTGCAACGTCTCCTCCCGTGGCCGCGAAAATGTTGCTCACTGTATCAGGAGCGACTCCTGATGTATGCCCTGTATTGCTCATGCGCCTCCATCGGCGTCTGCACTGACAAACCGGGGAGCGATCTCATCGAGAGGAGGGGGGACGGTGGCCAGACCAACGCGAAGGGTGCTCGAACAAGAGGAGGCCGGATTGCGGAAGAACAGGAAACAGATCAGAAAGATCCCGACCGGCATCGTCGGGCTGGACAAAGTGCTGGGCGGAGGCCTGCCTGCCGAACGTATGACACTGGTCGGCGGCGGCCCCGGGAGCGGGAAAAGCATCATCGGCTTGCAATGGCTGTTGGCGGGCACCGATGCCGGCGAGCCGGGCATTCTCGTGTTGTTCGAAGAGCGTGTCGCGTCTGTGCGCCAAAACGCCGCCGGCTTGGGATGGGATGTGGCCCGGCTGGAGCAGAAGGGCCTGCTGTGCCTGCTGGATGCCCGGATCAGTCCTGAAGCGGTGGTCTCCGGCGACTTTTCCATCAAGGGGCTGCTGGCGATCATCGGACAGAAGGCCAAGGCCATGCGAGCCCGGCGCATCGTGATCGATGCGGTGGATGCGCTGCTGTATCTGTACGACAGCCCCATGCGCGAGCGACACGAATTATATTCGCTCCACGAATGGCTGCTGGACCAAAAACTGACGACGATGATGACGGTCAAAACAGTCCCGCAGGAGGAATCTCCCCGGTACGCATTTCTGGACTTCATGGCGGATTGCGTCATTCACGTCGATCAGCGGGTCACGCAACAGATCACCACGCGCCGCCTGAGAGTGGTCAAGTATCGGGGGGCCGGATATGGCCGTAACGAGTACCCTTTCGTCATCAGTCAGGACGGCATCAACGTCATTCCCATCACCAGCAACGTGTTGCAGCATCGTCCGCTCGGTCCCAAAGTATCCAGCGGCCTGGCCGGGCTCGATGGCGTGCTCGCCGGCGGCTTCAGGCGCGGGGCCAGCACGTTGATCGTGGGGACTGCCGGTAGCGGAAAGACCACGCTGGCCTGCATTTTCGCTCAGGCTGCCGGCCGACGCGGCGAGCGCGTGCTGTATCTCAATTTCGAGGAGTCGGCAGAATCGATGGTCGGCAACATGCTGAGCCCGGGCCTGGCCCTGGGGCCGCTGATCAAGCGCGGGACGCTGGTTATCCGGTCCTACCTGCCGGAAGCGATGGGCGTGGAGGAGCATTTGTTTCATGCTCTGAAAGCCCTGGATGAGCTGCAGCCTCAGCACGTCGTGGTGGATGCGATCTCGGCCTGCAAACGCATGGGCTCGGAGCAGGCGGCCTTTGAGTACCTGATGCGGCTGCTGAACGACTGCCGGGAACGCGGGATCACCTGTTTCTATCTTAATCAGGCAACCGGCCTTGATATCGTCGCAGAGATCAGCGGCATCGGTATTTCGTCCATTATCGACACCGTGGTGCTGCTTCGCCATCTTCCGGTCGGCCATGCGATGAAACGCCAGTTGCTCGTCATGAAGTCGCGGGGCTCGAAACATTCCGACCTCTTCCACGAATTCCACATTACTGATCGAGGAATTGAGCTGGAGAAGACCTAGCTCACAAGAGCAGCCCGGTCGGTCTATTCGATGGGGCGCAGGTACACGGGAGTCCGATGATGAAATCTTGCAGTCTCAAGACGCGCCGGACGGCGCCGGC
Coding sequences within:
- the kaiC gene encoding circadian clock protein KaiC; the encoded protein is MARPTRRVLEQEEAGLRKNRKQIRKIPTGIVGLDKVLGGGLPAERMTLVGGGPGSGKSIIGLQWLLAGTDAGEPGILVLFEERVASVRQNAAGLGWDVARLEQKGLLCLLDARISPEAVVSGDFSIKGLLAIIGQKAKAMRARRIVIDAVDALLYLYDSPMRERHELYSLHEWLLDQKLTTMMTVKTVPQEESPRYAFLDFMADCVIHVDQRVTQQITTRRLRVVKYRGAGYGRNEYPFVISQDGINVIPITSNVLQHRPLGPKVSSGLAGLDGVLAGGFRRGASTLIVGTAGSGKTTLACIFAQAAGRRGERVLYLNFEESAESMVGNMLSPGLALGPLIKRGTLVIRSYLPEAMGVEEHLFHALKALDELQPQHVVVDAISACKRMGSEQAAFEYLMRLLNDCRERGITCFYLNQATGLDIVAEISGIGISSIIDTVVLLRHLPVGHAMKRQLLVMKSRGSKHSDLFHEFHITDRGIELEKT